One Chaetodon auriga isolate fChaAug3 chromosome 14, fChaAug3.hap1, whole genome shotgun sequence genomic window carries:
- the egln3 gene encoding prolyl hydroxylase EGLN3, with protein MPFIEHVSDSDLERLALDRVVPALLAHGFCYVDGLLGELAGDAVLDQVKEMHRSGALQDGRLAGSAPGVHQRSIRGDKIAWVSGAERDCEAISYLLALIDKLISVCAGRLGSKAIRERSKAMVACYPGNGAGYVKHVDNPNGDGRCITCIYYLNKNWNAKEHGGTLRIFPEGKPFMVDIKPLFDRLLFFWSDRRNPHEVQPSYSTRYAITVWYFDSEERAEAKRRYLTAQQQGSSSS; from the exons ATGCCTTTTATCGAGCACGTATCGGACTCGGACTTGGAGCGTTTGGCGCTGGATCGGGTCGTCCCGGCCCTGCTGGCTCACGGCTTCTGCTATGTGGACGGACTCCTCGGGGAGTTGGCCGGGGACGCCGTGCTGGATCAGGTGAAGGAGATGCACCGCTCCGGAGCGCTGCAGGACGGCCGGCTGGCCGGCTCCGCCCCGGGCGTCCACCAGAGGAGCATCCGCGGGGATAAGATCGCCTGGGTGAGCGGCGCGGAGCGCGACTGCGAGGCCATCAGCTACCTGCTCGCCCTGATCGATAAGCTCATCTCCGTGTGCGCCGGCCGGCTGGGGAGCAAGGCGATCCGGGAGAGGTCCAAG GCCATGGTGGCGTGTTACCCTGGAAACGGGGCCGGCTACGTCAAACACGTGGACAACCCGAACGGCGACGGACGCTGCATCACCTGCATCTATTACCTCAACAAGAACTGGAACGCCAAG GAGCACGGCGGCACCCTCAGGATCTTTCCAGAGGGGAAAcccttcatggtggacatcaAGCCGCTGTTCGACAGGCTGCTCTTCTTCTGGTCCGACCGCAGGAACCCACACGAGGTGCAGCCCTCCTACTCCACCAG gtacGCCATCACTGTTTGGTATTTCGACTCTGAGGAGAGAGCCGAGGCCAAGAGACGCTACCTGACAG ctcagcagcagggcagcagctccagctga